In Nonomuraea muscovyensis, the following proteins share a genomic window:
- a CDS encoding GNAT family N-acetyltransferase — protein MELRGDRLVLRDAVEGDVARLREILETPEVAKWWGPVDEFDDMLAITRGGEVIGAIQYEEVEDPMYRSAGIDIFLDPRCHGQGYGQEAIRILARWLIEERGHHRLTIDPAAHNETAIRAYERVGFRRVGIMRAYERDPGTKRFHDGLLMDLLADELI, from the coding sequence ATGGAGTTGCGCGGGGACCGGCTGGTGCTACGAGACGCTGTTGAGGGCGATGTGGCGCGGTTGCGGGAGATCCTCGAGACGCCGGAAGTGGCCAAGTGGTGGGGCCCGGTAGACGAGTTCGACGACATGCTCGCCATCACGCGCGGCGGCGAAGTGATCGGCGCGATCCAGTACGAAGAGGTCGAGGACCCGATGTACCGCAGCGCGGGGATCGACATCTTTCTTGACCCTCGGTGCCATGGTCAGGGATACGGGCAGGAGGCGATCCGGATCCTGGCGCGGTGGTTGATCGAGGAACGTGGGCATCACCGGTTGACGATCGATCCCGCAGCGCACAACGAGACGGCGATCAGGGCATATGAGCGAGTTGGGTTCCGGCGAGTCGGGATCATGCGGGCGTATGAGCGGGATCCGGGGACCAAGCGGTTCCATGACGGGCTGCTGATGGATTTGCTGGCGGACGAGCTGATTTGA
- a CDS encoding peptidoglycan DD-metalloendopeptidase family protein → MTAAPLLCPSPASAEPESWRWPLDGRPRILHRYAPPPERWLAGHRGVDLAAPPGTPVLAAGPGVVRYAGPLAGRGVVSIEHLGGLRTTYLPVTTSVQPGQHVTQGDHLGVVAASPSHCTESCLHWGLVREPFYLDPLLLLGRSRVRLLPFWPEEQTSHTATPTMEPGPAPPLPTLAIPPHLPALTSSSAPSALPPSMRPALIAASPFAPGRTPPPDPTPTGHGPHDWMTSHGPSPFAPRLTPQPAMPPAPDGFRTARAGPTMARPAPTTPSKQRPAQSTHPRPHPSTHSPPSPDVGSTFEVSSFADGRARGWSTPASERTALRSQGSDRSPPNLTPRSIVVSAVTGVGTTAVFGVLLLMALRNRRTGPRRVDTPRGRHRRGRHRRPASRHRVA, encoded by the coding sequence ATGACCGCCGCCCCATTGCTCTGCCCCAGCCCAGCCTCAGCCGAGCCGGAATCCTGGCGTTGGCCTCTGGACGGTCGTCCGCGAATCCTGCACCGCTACGCCCCTCCTCCCGAGCGCTGGCTGGCGGGACACCGCGGGGTCGATCTCGCCGCCCCACCGGGCACACCGGTCCTCGCCGCAGGGCCGGGCGTTGTCCGCTATGCCGGGCCTCTCGCCGGCCGTGGAGTGGTGTCCATCGAACATCTCGGCGGACTCCGCACCACGTACCTCCCTGTAACGACCTCGGTACAACCAGGGCAGCACGTCACTCAAGGAGATCACTTGGGGGTCGTCGCGGCGTCGCCGTCGCACTGCACGGAATCCTGCCTGCACTGGGGACTCGTACGCGAGCCTTTCTACCTCGACCCCTTGCTACTGCTGGGCAGATCCCGTGTCCGCCTCCTCCCGTTCTGGCCCGAGGAGCAGACCTCTCACACAGCCACCCCCACAATGGAGCCAGGCCCGGCCCCTCCCCTTCCCACCCTCGCCATCCCGCCACATCTCCCGGCGCTCACATCCAGCAGCGCGCCGTCGGCCTTGCCTCCGAGCATGAGGCCGGCCCTGATAGCAGCGTCACCGTTCGCGCCGGGGCGTACGCCGCCTCCCGACCCCACGCCCACCGGCCACGGTCCTCATGACTGGATGACCAGCCACGGCCCATCCCCGTTCGCTCCCCGCCTCACACCACAGCCGGCAATGCCTCCAGCCCCAGACGGCTTCCGCACGGCGCGAGCAGGCCCCACCATGGCGAGACCGGCCCCCACCACGCCGAGCAAGCAACGGCCTGCCCAGAGCACCCACCCCCGCCCGCACCCGAGCACGCATAGCCCGCCAAGCCCCGACGTCGGCTCCACGTTCGAGGTCTCCTCATTCGCCGACGGTAGAGCCCGAGGGTGGTCCACACCGGCCTCCGAACGCACCGCTCTCCGAAGCCAAGGCTCCGACCGCTCGCCCCCGAATCTCACACCGCGCTCGATCGTCGTGTCCGCGGTCACCGGCGTCGGCACCACCGCGGTCTTCGGCGTCCTCCTCCTTATGGCCCTGCGCAACCGCCGAACCGGCCCACGCCGAGTCGACACCCCAAGAGGCCGTCACAGAAGAGGACGCCACAGACGACCAGCAAGCCGCCACCGAGTCGCGTAG
- a CDS encoding tyrosine recombinase XerC: protein MADADEVVGEFERYLRFERDLSPHTVRAYLSDVRALLDHLGGRIDGLEISALREWLAEQHAEGKSRATLARRTACARTFTAFCHRQGRLPDDPGLLLGSAKAPRSLPAVLDQEQARTALDGSSTGEPKELRDQAILELLYATGVRVSELCALDVDDVDRDRHVIRVLGKGRKERTVPLGTPALRALDTWCVHGRPLWIKPGSGAALFLGVRGGRIDPGTVRRVVHGCLRDVEGAPDLGPHGLRHTAATHLLEGGADLRSVQELLGHASLNTTQIYTHVSIERLRTAYRQAHPRA from the coding sequence ATGGCCGATGCCGACGAGGTGGTCGGCGAGTTCGAACGGTACCTACGGTTCGAGCGGGACCTGTCACCGCACACCGTGCGGGCTTACCTGTCGGATGTCCGGGCTCTGCTGGACCATCTGGGTGGGCGGATCGACGGCCTGGAGATCAGCGCGTTGCGGGAGTGGCTGGCCGAGCAGCACGCCGAAGGCAAGTCGCGGGCCACTCTGGCACGGCGGACCGCCTGCGCACGCACGTTCACCGCGTTCTGCCATCGCCAGGGCAGGCTGCCGGATGATCCGGGCCTCCTGCTAGGAAGTGCCAAGGCGCCACGATCCCTGCCGGCCGTACTGGATCAGGAGCAGGCGCGGACCGCGCTGGATGGGTCATCGACCGGTGAACCCAAGGAGCTACGGGATCAGGCGATCCTGGAACTGCTGTATGCCACGGGCGTCCGGGTGAGCGAACTGTGCGCCCTCGATGTGGACGACGTTGACCGGGATCGCCACGTCATCCGGGTGCTGGGCAAGGGGCGCAAGGAGCGGACCGTGCCGCTCGGGACGCCCGCCCTACGGGCCCTGGACACGTGGTGTGTTCATGGGCGGCCGTTGTGGATCAAACCTGGCTCCGGTGCGGCGTTGTTCCTGGGGGTGCGGGGCGGACGTATCGACCCGGGGACTGTGCGGCGGGTGGTTCACGGTTGCTTGCGCGATGTCGAAGGAGCTCCTGACCTGGGGCCCCACGGGCTGAGACACACGGCGGCCACCCACTTGCTGGAAGGTGGTGCCGACCTGCGAAGCGTTCAGGAACTGCTGGGGCACGCCTCGCTCAACACGACCCAGATTTACACCCACGTCTCGATCGAGCGGCTGCGAACCGCGTACCGGCAGGCCCACCCGAGAGCGTGA
- the dprA gene encoding DNA-processing protein DprA, which translates to MSSFELEARAALMRVADTGDTTMGRLVASCGAIAAVDAVRGRMLPPAFVAQEMRQERATKLDQRLNTWHARMSVADPATDIAAGERSGARLIIPGSPEWPSQLDQLGPSRPLGLWLHGSADLRFSCLRSVSVVGARSATSYGTHVAAEFGIGLSEAGWTVVSGGAYGVDGAAHRGALAADSPTVVVLACGVDIAYPRGHLDLFTAVRDQGVVVSECPPGVHPTRARFLIRNRLIAALSRGTVVVEAALRSGALNTATHALALNRHLAAVPGPVTSVMSAGCHRLLRERKAVCVATPEEMIDLVGVLGDDLSPSPRSPVVPRDALNEVTSKVLDAVPSRGGAGPASIALAAGVPLDAALSSLGGLAAAGYVERVDKGWRLRKPASAAYRKHDVLPDPVDSSGADAFNEPPGPHDQTAPFSGSG; encoded by the coding sequence ATGAGCAGCTTCGAACTCGAGGCCCGAGCCGCGCTCATGCGCGTCGCCGACACGGGTGACACGACGATGGGCCGGCTCGTGGCCTCCTGCGGCGCGATCGCGGCCGTAGACGCCGTACGCGGCCGGATGCTCCCACCCGCCTTCGTCGCCCAGGAGATGCGACAGGAACGCGCCACCAAACTCGACCAGAGGCTGAACACCTGGCACGCCAGAATGTCGGTTGCGGACCCAGCGACCGACATCGCGGCCGGAGAGCGGTCCGGAGCGAGGCTGATCATCCCCGGTAGCCCTGAGTGGCCGAGCCAGCTCGATCAGCTCGGCCCGAGCCGTCCGCTCGGACTGTGGCTGCACGGCTCCGCTGACCTGCGTTTCTCCTGCCTGCGTTCCGTTTCTGTCGTGGGAGCACGGTCGGCCACCTCGTACGGCACCCATGTGGCGGCCGAGTTCGGGATCGGCCTCAGTGAGGCCGGCTGGACCGTGGTCTCGGGCGGTGCCTACGGTGTGGACGGGGCTGCGCACCGTGGCGCTCTGGCCGCCGACTCGCCCACCGTCGTGGTGCTCGCATGCGGCGTCGACATCGCCTATCCACGGGGCCATCTCGATCTGTTCACCGCAGTACGTGACCAGGGCGTGGTCGTCAGCGAGTGCCCTCCAGGCGTCCATCCCACCCGTGCCCGGTTCCTCATCCGAAACCGTCTGATCGCCGCCCTGTCACGAGGCACGGTCGTCGTGGAGGCGGCGTTGCGCAGTGGCGCGCTCAACACGGCCACACACGCCCTCGCCCTGAACCGCCACCTGGCGGCCGTCCCCGGCCCCGTCACCTCCGTCATGTCGGCCGGCTGCCACCGGCTCCTGCGCGAGCGCAAGGCGGTCTGCGTCGCCACACCAGAGGAGATGATCGACCTGGTGGGCGTCCTGGGTGACGACCTTTCCCCGTCGCCCCGAAGCCCCGTGGTTCCCCGGGACGCCCTCAACGAGGTCACCAGCAAGGTCCTCGACGCGGTGCCGTCCCGAGGCGGTGCCGGGCCCGCATCGATCGCGCTGGCCGCGGGTGTGCCCCTGGACGCCGCTCTCAGCTCGCTGGGAGGCCTCGCCGCGGCGGGCTACGTCGAACGCGTGGACAAGGGATGGCGCCTCCGCAAGCCGGCGTCAGCCGCCTACCGCAAGCACGATGTCCTGCCGGATCCTGTGGACTCCTCCGGAGCGGACGCCTTCAACGAACCCCCAGGGCCTCATGATCAGACGGCACCCTTCTCCGGGTCGGGATGA